A region from the Hypericibacter adhaerens genome encodes:
- a CDS encoding LutB/LldF family L-lactate oxidation iron-sulfur protein, which translates to MEASVPPIVTLSDPTQGPRSPSAVGHGASRQFKHNADLALHDAQLQVALEEMRGAFKGRNDRARQGLPEFMAISDRAKAIKQHVLANLDYYLERFETRVKAAGGQVHWCNDAAEARDTVLAICRSVGARSVTKGKTMVGEEIAINHHLEANGILPVETDLGEYIIQLRGETPSHIIAPAIHVSKEGVADTFRAHHKDLDPQRPLTEITSMLAEARGKLRARFLAADVGITGANFLIAETGSSVIVTNEGNGDLTQTLPKIHIVLAGIEKVVPTLEDATTIFRVLARSATGQEMSVYTTVSTGPRRATDLDGPGQYHVILLDNGRSGVLGTEFEDMLRCIRCGACMDHCPVYHAIGGHAYGSVYPGPIGSVLTPALFGLDQSKDLPNASTLCGRCESVCPMQIPLPKMLRLWRERSFERHLAPARERWGIKAWAWLARHPRTYRWVMAAAARLLRRPATGRIRHLPLGKAWTGTRDFPAASGRTFLEQWRRRRA; encoded by the coding sequence ATGGAAGCATCCGTGCCCCCCATCGTCACCCTCTCCGATCCGACCCAAGGGCCGCGCAGCCCCTCGGCGGTCGGGCACGGCGCCAGCCGCCAGTTCAAGCACAATGCCGATCTGGCGCTGCATGACGCGCAGCTGCAGGTGGCGCTGGAGGAGATGCGCGGCGCCTTCAAGGGCCGCAACGACCGGGCGCGCCAGGGGCTGCCCGAGTTCATGGCGATCAGCGATCGCGCCAAGGCGATCAAGCAGCATGTGCTCGCCAACCTCGACTATTACCTCGAACGTTTCGAGACCCGGGTCAAGGCGGCCGGCGGCCAGGTCCATTGGTGCAACGACGCGGCCGAGGCGCGCGACACGGTGCTGGCGATCTGCCGCAGCGTCGGCGCGCGCAGCGTCACCAAGGGCAAGACGATGGTGGGCGAGGAGATCGCCATCAACCATCATCTCGAGGCCAACGGTATCCTGCCCGTGGAGACCGACCTCGGCGAATACATCATCCAGCTCCGGGGCGAGACGCCGAGCCACATCATCGCGCCCGCCATCCATGTCAGCAAGGAGGGGGTCGCCGACACCTTCCGCGCCCATCACAAGGATCTCGACCCGCAGCGCCCGCTGACCGAGATCACCTCGATGCTGGCCGAGGCGCGCGGCAAGCTGCGTGCCCGCTTCCTCGCGGCCGACGTCGGCATCACCGGCGCCAATTTCCTGATCGCCGAGACCGGCTCCAGCGTCATCGTCACCAACGAGGGCAATGGCGACCTGACCCAGACCCTGCCCAAGATCCATATCGTGCTGGCCGGGATCGAGAAGGTGGTGCCGACGCTCGAGGACGCGACCACGATCTTCCGGGTGCTGGCGCGCTCGGCCACGGGCCAGGAGATGTCGGTCTATACCACGGTCTCGACCGGCCCGAGGCGGGCGACGGACCTGGACGGGCCCGGCCAGTATCACGTCATCCTGCTCGATAACGGCCGCAGCGGGGTGCTGGGCACCGAGTTCGAGGACATGCTGCGCTGCATCCGCTGCGGCGCCTGCATGGACCATTGCCCGGTCTATCACGCCATCGGCGGCCACGCTTACGGCTCGGTCTATCCCGGCCCGATCGGCTCGGTCCTGACCCCGGCCCTGTTCGGATTGGACCAGTCCAAGGACCTGCCCAACGCCTCCACCCTCTGCGGGCGCTGCGAGAGCGTCTGCCCGATGCAGATTCCCCTGCCCAAGATGCTGCGGCTCTGGCGCGAGCGCAGCTTCGAGCGCCACCTGGCGCCGGCCCGGGAACGCTGGGGGATCAAGGCCTGGGCCTGGCTGGCCCGGCATCCCCGGACCTACCGCTGGGTCATGGCGGCCGCGGCGCGGCTGCTGCGCCGCCCGGCCACCGGCCGGATCCGGCATCTCCCCTTAGGCAAGGCCTGGACCGGCACCCGGGATTTCCCGGCCGCCAGCGGCCGGACCTTCCTGGAGCAATGGCGCCGCCGCCGGGCCTGA
- a CDS encoding (Fe-S)-binding protein translates to MADANTKPNPHVALLVTCLVDLMRPEIGFAAVKLLEQAGCRVSVPEAQTCCGQPAYNSGDRADAQAIARQVIAAFEPYDFVVVPSGSCAGMLHAHYPALFAGDAAWEKRAQALAAKTHELVSFLTDQRGITGVPAHLDAVATYHDSCSGLRELGIREQPRRLLRSVAGLTLRELEGSNVCCGFGGTFCVKYGAISDRIVADKTADIAATGADLLLAGDLGCLMNMAGKLSRQGSRIECRHVAEVLADMADGPAIGRGPVEPL, encoded by the coding sequence ATGGCTGACGCGAACACAAAGCCCAACCCCCACGTCGCGCTGCTCGTCACCTGCCTCGTGGATCTGATGCGCCCCGAGATCGGGTTCGCGGCGGTGAAGCTCCTGGAGCAGGCGGGCTGCCGCGTCTCGGTGCCGGAGGCGCAGACCTGCTGCGGCCAGCCGGCCTATAATTCCGGCGACCGCGCCGACGCGCAGGCGATCGCGCGCCAGGTCATTGCCGCCTTCGAGCCCTACGACTTCGTGGTGGTGCCCTCGGGCTCCTGCGCCGGCATGCTCCATGCGCATTACCCGGCCCTCTTCGCCGGCGATGCCGCATGGGAGAAGCGCGCGCAGGCGCTGGCCGCCAAGACCCACGAGCTCGTCTCCTTCCTCACCGACCAGCGCGGGATCACCGGCGTGCCGGCGCATCTCGACGCGGTCGCGACCTATCACGATTCCTGCTCGGGCCTGCGCGAGCTCGGCATCCGCGAGCAGCCGCGCCGGCTCCTGCGCAGCGTCGCCGGCCTGACGCTCAGGGAGCTCGAGGGCAGCAATGTCTGCTGCGGCTTCGGCGGCACTTTCTGCGTCAAATATGGCGCCATCTCCGACCGTATCGTCGCCGACAAGACCGCCGACATCGCCGCGACCGGCGCCGACCTGCTGCTGGCGGGCGATCTCGGCTGCCTCATGAACATGGCGGGCAAGCTCTCGCGCCAGGGCTCCCGGATCGAATGCCGCCATGTGGCCGAGGTGCTGGCCGACATGGCCGACGGGCCCGCGATCGGGCGCGGGCCCGTGGAACCGCTTTGA
- the mltA gene encoding murein transglycosylase A translates to MRPTLATNPRLGWMKASAGLFLLLLAACAEKPEKPTPLLTLAPVTFAKLPGWDGDDQSQALPALLRSCGRLEKQPADKPVGPDGLAGKVSDWLPLCQAAKSLPAGDGGAARRFFEGEFQPFLVADRKEPDGLFTGYYEPELEGARAPDAAHPVPLYRRPEDLVTVDLGDFRADWKGESIAGRVVENKLKPYFTYQEIDEGALKGRNLELVWVADPIEAFFLHIQGSGVIRFADGSTMQVGYAAKNGQPYLAIGKTLLDQGELQKGQATTQSIKAWLRDHPDRAASIMYMNRSYIFYREIQGDGPIGAQGVALTAGRSLAVDTKLMPLGAPIWLDTTWPADTPEANQPLQRLLVSQDTGGAIRGAVRGDIFFGAGDKALDYAGRMKQPGRYYLLLPRAVEVKAVAEN, encoded by the coding sequence ATGCGTCCGACGCTCGCGACGAATCCGCGCCTCGGCTGGATGAAAGCATCCGCCGGCCTGTTTCTGCTCCTGCTCGCGGCCTGCGCGGAAAAGCCGGAGAAACCCACCCCGCTCCTGACCCTGGCGCCGGTGACGTTCGCGAAGCTGCCCGGCTGGGACGGCGACGATCAAAGCCAGGCGTTGCCGGCGCTGCTGCGAAGCTGCGGGCGTCTCGAGAAGCAGCCGGCCGACAAGCCGGTCGGGCCGGACGGCCTGGCGGGCAAGGTCTCGGACTGGCTACCGCTCTGCCAGGCCGCGAAGTCGCTGCCGGCGGGCGACGGCGGCGCCGCGCGCCGGTTCTTCGAGGGCGAGTTCCAGCCCTTCCTGGTGGCCGACCGGAAGGAGCCCGACGGCCTCTTCACCGGTTATTACGAGCCCGAGCTGGAGGGGGCGCGGGCGCCGGACGCGGCGCATCCGGTGCCGCTCTATCGCCGGCCGGAGGATCTCGTCACGGTCGATCTCGGCGATTTCCGCGCCGACTGGAAAGGCGAGTCCATCGCCGGACGCGTCGTCGAGAACAAGCTCAAGCCCTATTTCACCTATCAGGAGATCGACGAGGGCGCGCTCAAGGGCCGCAATCTCGAGCTGGTCTGGGTCGCCGATCCGATCGAGGCCTTCTTCCTCCATATCCAGGGCTCGGGCGTGATCCGCTTCGCCGACGGCAGCACGATGCAGGTCGGCTATGCCGCCAAGAACGGCCAGCCCTATCTCGCCATCGGCAAGACGCTGCTGGATCAGGGCGAGCTGCAGAAGGGCCAGGCCACGACCCAGTCGATCAAGGCCTGGCTCCGGGACCATCCCGACCGCGCTGCCTCGATCATGTATATGAACCGCTCCTATATCTTCTATCGCGAGATCCAGGGCGACGGGCCGATCGGCGCCCAGGGCGTGGCGCTGACGGCGGGCCGCAGCCTCGCGGTCGACACCAAGCTGATGCCGCTGGGCGCTCCCATCTGGCTCGACACCACCTGGCCCGCCGACACGCCCGAGGCGAACCAGCCGCTGCAGCGCCTTCTCGTGTCGCAGGACACGGGCGGCGCCATCAGAGGCGCCGTGCGCGGCGATATCTTCTTCGGCGCCGGCGACAAGGCGCTCGACTATGCCGGTCGCATGAAGCAGCCGGGGCGCTATTATCTCCTCCTGCCGCGCGCCGTCGAGGTGAAGGCCGTGGCGGAGAATTGA
- a CDS encoding Tim44/TimA family putative adaptor protein, translated as MGGGFQFLDILFFGAIAVFLVFRLRSVLGKRIGHEQKDARRYADYRLNPDKAANDSKRDDDKVVALPDRSTPERTANGDRNAPAGEPETIEATPAGPLDAGLAQIRTADPEFSKESFLGGAKAAFEMIVQAYAAGDVGALRPLLSNEVFDRFKGAIDQRKKAGETLATTLVGIKSAEILEAGLQDRIATVTVKFVSEQVNVTTNAAGKVVDGDGSQVTTVTDIWSFARNTRARDPNWSLVATRSPN; from the coding sequence ATGGGCGGCGGTTTTCAGTTTCTCGACATCCTGTTCTTCGGGGCGATCGCCGTCTTCCTGGTGTTCCGCCTGCGCAGCGTGCTGGGCAAGCGCATCGGCCATGAGCAGAAGGATGCGCGCCGCTATGCCGACTACCGCCTGAATCCCGACAAGGCCGCCAACGACAGCAAACGCGACGACGACAAGGTCGTGGCTCTTCCCGACCGCTCGACGCCGGAACGCACCGCCAATGGCGATCGCAATGCGCCGGCCGGCGAGCCGGAGACGATCGAGGCGACGCCGGCGGGCCCGCTCGATGCGGGGCTGGCGCAGATCAGGACGGCCGATCCGGAATTCTCGAAGGAGTCCTTCCTCGGCGGTGCCAAGGCGGCGTTCGAGATGATCGTCCAGGCCTATGCGGCGGGCGATGTCGGCGCCTTGCGGCCGTTGCTCTCCAACGAGGTGTTCGACCGCTTCAAGGGGGCGATCGATCAGCGCAAGAAGGCCGGCGAGACGCTGGCCACCACGCTCGTCGGCATCAAGTCCGCCGAGATCCTCGAGGCTGGTCTGCAGGACCGCATCGCCACCGTGACGGTGAAATTCGTGTCCGAGCAGGTCAACGTCACCACCAACGCCGCCGGCAAGGTGGTCGATGGCGACGGCTCGCAGGTCACCACGGTGACCGACATCTGGAGCTTTGCCCGCAATACCCGCGCGCGCGACCCGAACTGGTCGCTGGTCGCCACCCGCAGCCCGAACTGA
- a CDS encoding histidine phosphatase family protein, whose translation MAMILVRHGQSEFNVVYSKTRVDPGIHDPRLTEEGRQQARLAADRLAEHDLALILSSPYTRALQTAEIIAETLDLPVAIEPMVREHCRFHCDVGTLRSELALSWPALDFGTLPERWWHGGLDETEEEVVRRGHRFREQMAGHEAWSRIAVVTHWGFIRCLTGTQLGNGELLKFDPVQGQASLLKA comes from the coding sequence ATGGCGATGATCCTGGTGCGGCACGGCCAGTCCGAATTCAACGTCGTCTATTCCAAGACCCGGGTCGATCCGGGCATCCACGACCCGCGGCTGACGGAGGAGGGGCGCCAGCAGGCCCGACTCGCGGCCGACCGCCTGGCCGAGCATGACCTGGCCCTGATCCTGTCGAGCCCCTACACCCGGGCGCTGCAGACCGCGGAAATCATCGCCGAGACGCTCGATCTGCCGGTCGCGATCGAGCCCATGGTGCGCGAGCATTGCCGGTTCCATTGCGATGTCGGCACGCTGCGCAGCGAGCTGGCCCTGAGCTGGCCGGCGCTGGATTTCGGCACGCTCCCCGAGCGCTGGTGGCATGGCGGGCTCGACGAGACCGAGGAAGAGGTGGTGCGCCGCGGCCACCGGTTCCGCGAGCAGATGGCCGGCCATGAGGCGTGGAGCCGGATTGCGGTGGTGACCCATTGGGGCTTCATCCGCTGCTTGACCGGAACCCAGCTCGGCAATGGCGAGCTCTTGAAGTTCGACCCGGTCCAGGGCCAAGCCTCGCTTTTGAAAGCTTAG
- the secB gene encoding protein-export chaperone SecB, with the protein MADAPFQPVSDPFSAGQPPAGTPLTVVAQFLKDMSFESPNMPALLEHAGRIPQGLIKVDVNARKMPEERRYEVVLSLRAEARHQDQVAYIVELQYGGLFQLGPVAANITEPLLLIEAPRLLFPFAREIVANTIQQAGFRAMLIHPIDFALHYREQRAAGAGAGPVAN; encoded by the coding sequence ATGGCCGACGCGCCCTTCCAGCCCGTTTCCGATCCCTTTTCCGCGGGCCAGCCGCCGGCGGGGACGCCCTTGACCGTGGTCGCCCAGTTCCTCAAGGACATGTCCTTCGAGAGCCCGAACATGCCCGCGCTCCTGGAGCATGCCGGCCGGATCCCGCAGGGCCTGATCAAGGTCGACGTCAATGCCCGCAAGATGCCCGAGGAACGGCGCTATGAGGTGGTGCTCTCCCTCCGGGCCGAAGCGCGCCACCAGGATCAGGTCGCCTATATCGTCGAGCTTCAGTATGGCGGCCTCTTCCAGCTCGGCCCGGTCGCCGCGAACATAACGGAACCGCTGCTGCTGATCGAGGCGCCGCGCCTGCTTTTCCCCTTCGCGCGCGAGATCGTCGCCAACACCATCCAGCAGGCGGGCTTCCGCGCCATGCTGATCCATCCGATCGATTTCGCCCTGCATTACCGCGAGCAGCGCGCCGCCGGGGCGGGCGCGGGGCCGGTGGCGAACTGA
- the dnaQ gene encoding DNA polymerase III subunit epsilon produces the protein MREIVLDTETTGLSHANGDRIIEIACVELVNHIPTGRSFQRYLNPERLVSADAFAIHGLSDAFLADKPRFAEIVAELEEFIQDSPLVIHNAEFDMGFINAELARLERRPLDPTRAVDTVQIARRKFPGAPASLDALCKRFGVDNSARTKHGALLDVELLAEVYLELVGGRQAGLALLAEPAPVTTIAGPHGDVAIRATAARPPRHFAPTAEELAAHAELLKKLADPIWMK, from the coding sequence ATGCGCGAGATCGTGCTCGACACCGAGACCACCGGCCTCAGCCATGCGAACGGCGACCGGATCATCGAGATCGCCTGCGTCGAGCTGGTCAATCACATCCCGACCGGGCGCAGCTTCCAGCGCTACCTCAATCCCGAGCGCCTGGTCTCCGCGGATGCCTTCGCCATCCACGGCCTTTCCGACGCCTTCCTCGCCGACAAGCCGCGCTTCGCGGAGATCGTGGCCGAGCTCGAGGAATTCATCCAGGACAGCCCGCTCGTCATTCACAATGCCGAGTTCGACATGGGCTTCATCAATGCCGAGCTGGCGCGTCTCGAGCGCAGGCCGCTCGATCCGACCCGCGCGGTCGACACGGTCCAGATCGCGCGCCGCAAGTTCCCGGGCGCGCCGGCGAGCCTCGACGCGCTCTGCAAGCGTTTCGGCGTCGACAACTCGGCGCGCACCAAGCACGGCGCGCTGCTCGACGTGGAGCTCCTGGCCGAGGTCTATCTGGAGCTGGTCGGCGGCCGCCAGGCCGGCCTGGCGCTGCTGGCCGAGCCCGCGCCGGTCACGACGATCGCCGGCCCCCACGGCGACGTCGCCATCCGCGCCACCGCCGCCCGCCCGCCGCGCCACTTCGCGCCGACAGCGGAAGAGCTCGCGGCCCACGCCGAGCTGCTCAAGAAGCTGGCAGACCCGATCTGGATGAAGTGA
- the coaE gene encoding dephospho-CoA kinase (Dephospho-CoA kinase (CoaE) performs the final step in coenzyme A biosynthesis.), which produces MIVLGLTGSIGMGKSTAAALLRRLGVPVHDADAAVHRLQARGGAAVKAIAAAFPDTVKEGRVDRQALGRVVFADQAKLKKLEAILHPLVRREEQKFLAQARARRCPLVALDIPLLFETHGEERCDHVMVVSAPRRVQLARVLRRRGMTRERLAGIEARQLPDRLKRARADTVIETGLGRRHSLRAIRQTVRLLRQRRVVCCGKTACED; this is translated from the coding sequence GTGATCGTGCTGGGCCTCACCGGCTCGATCGGCATGGGCAAGAGCACGGCCGCGGCGCTGCTGCGCCGGCTGGGCGTTCCCGTGCATGACGCCGATGCCGCGGTCCATCGGCTCCAGGCCAGGGGCGGGGCCGCGGTCAAGGCGATCGCGGCGGCCTTTCCCGATACCGTGAAGGAGGGCCGGGTCGACCGCCAGGCGCTGGGCCGCGTCGTCTTCGCCGATCAGGCCAAGCTGAAAAAGCTCGAGGCGATCCTTCATCCGCTGGTGCGGCGCGAGGAACAGAAATTCCTGGCCCAGGCCCGCGCGCGACGCTGCCCGCTGGTGGCGCTCGACATCCCGCTCCTGTTCGAGACCCATGGCGAGGAGCGCTGCGACCATGTGATGGTGGTCTCGGCGCCGCGGCGCGTGCAGCTTGCCCGCGTGCTGCGCCGTCGCGGCATGACGCGCGAGCGGCTCGCCGGCATCGAGGCGCGCCAGCTCCCCGATCGCCTCAAGCGGGCGCGCGCCGACACCGTCATCGAGACCGGGCTCGGTCGGCGCCACAGCTTGCGGGCGATCCGCCAAACCGTCAGACTCCTGCGCCAGCGCCGCGTCGTCTGCTGCGGCAAAACGGCTTGCGAGGACTGA
- a CDS encoding shikimate dehydrogenase — protein MTSAAPNPALTGRARLAGVMGWPVGHSLSPRLHGYWLAEHGIDGAYVPLPVPPDQFERAFRALPALGFRGANVTLPHKEKALALADSATPEARRIGAANTLVIDGQGRIEARNADAFGFIESLREGAPAWRAKERPAVVIGAGGASRAILVALADAGVPEIRLINRTAARAETIAADLGGPVKVMGWADRGRALAEAGLLVNATTQGMAGHPPLDLALDRLPPDAVVHDIVYVPLETPLLAAARRRGNPVVEGLGMLLHQARLGFAAWFGVEPKVTAALRAYVLAQP, from the coding sequence ATGACCAGCGCCGCCCCCAATCCCGCCTTGACCGGAAGGGCTCGTCTGGCCGGCGTGATGGGCTGGCCGGTCGGCCATTCCCTGTCGCCGCGGCTCCATGGCTATTGGCTGGCGGAGCATGGGATCGACGGCGCCTATGTGCCCCTGCCGGTGCCGCCCGACCAGTTCGAGCGCGCCTTCAGGGCCTTGCCGGCCCTGGGCTTCCGCGGCGCCAACGTCACCCTGCCGCACAAGGAGAAGGCCCTGGCCCTGGCGGATTCCGCCACGCCCGAGGCCCGGCGGATCGGTGCCGCCAACACCCTCGTCATCGACGGGCAGGGCCGGATCGAGGCCCGCAATGCCGATGCCTTCGGCTTCATCGAGAGCCTGAGGGAGGGCGCCCCCGCCTGGCGGGCGAAGGAGCGGCCGGCGGTGGTGATCGGCGCCGGCGGCGCCTCGCGGGCCATCCTGGTGGCGCTCGCCGATGCCGGCGTGCCGGAGATCCGGCTCATCAACCGCACCGCGGCCCGCGCGGAAACGATCGCGGCCGACCTCGGCGGTCCGGTCAAGGTGATGGGCTGGGCGGATCGCGGCCGGGCGCTGGCCGAAGCGGGCCTGCTGGTGAACGCCACGACGCAGGGCATGGCGGGCCATCCGCCGCTCGATCTGGCGCTCGACCGCCTGCCGCCCGATGCGGTGGTCCACGACATCGTCTATGTGCCGCTCGAGACGCCGCTGCTGGCGGCCGCGCGCCGGCGCGGCAACCCGGTGGTGGAGGGGCTCGGCATGCTGCTGCATCAGGCGCGGCTGGGCTTCGCGGCCTGGTTCGGCGTCGAGCCCAAGGTGACGGCGGCGCTGCGGGCCTACGTGCTGGCGCAGCCGTGA
- a CDS encoding Maf family nucleotide pyrophosphatase: protein MPTDEPSPRLLLASASPTRRRMLEQAGLVFAAEAAPVDEEEAKRSLESEGADAAALAEALAELKARAVSRRHPGRFVIGTDQVLDCEGRRFDKPPDAAAARAQLMALRGKTHELISAAVVVRDGERLWHHTARARLTMRPFSPAFLDEYLARGLPDILGSVGAYRLEGLGAQLFSRIEGDYFTILGLPLLPLLDFLRPHGLVPA from the coding sequence ATGCCGACTGACGAGCCGAGCCCGCGCCTGCTGCTCGCTTCGGCCAGCCCGACCCGTCGGCGGATGCTGGAGCAGGCGGGTCTCGTCTTCGCCGCCGAGGCGGCACCCGTCGACGAGGAGGAAGCCAAGCGCTCGCTCGAGAGCGAGGGTGCCGATGCGGCGGCGCTGGCGGAGGCCCTGGCCGAGCTCAAGGCGCGCGCGGTCTCGCGCCGCCATCCCGGCCGCTTCGTGATCGGCACCGACCAGGTGCTCGATTGCGAAGGGCGCCGCTTCGACAAGCCGCCCGATGCGGCGGCGGCCCGTGCCCAGCTCATGGCGTTGCGCGGCAAGACGCACGAGCTCATCAGCGCCGCCGTGGTGGTGCGCGACGGCGAGCGGCTCTGGCACCACACGGCCCGCGCCCGGTTGACCATGCGCCCGTTCAGCCCGGCTTTCCTCGACGAGTATCTCGCCCGCGGCCTGCCGGACATCCTGGGCTCGGTCGGCGCCTATCGGCTCGAAGGGCTGGGGGCGCAGCTCTTCAGCCGGATCGAGGGCGACTATTTCACCATCCTGGGGCTGCCCCTGCTGCCCCTCTTGGATTTCCTGCGGCCGCATGGTCTGGTGCCGGCATGA
- a CDS encoding pyruvate, water dikinase regulatory protein, with protein sequence MANGLTHHLHLVSDATGETISSVARACLAQFEDADPVEHNWTLIRTSRQMEKVLDGIKEHPGLVLYTLVNEELRAALTEGCRKLQITCIPVLDPVIGALGSFFGRQARNLPGRQHELDAEYFGRIDAMNFALAHDDGQSSWDYEDADVILVGVSRTSKTPTCIYLANRSIKAANVPIVPDFPLSPELLAARKPLIIGLTKDPTSLVQVRRNRLRLLSQDEETDYVDPDMVRREVIQARRLCSEHKWPIIDVTRRSIEETAATILQLLSQHRNGDNVGTAD encoded by the coding sequence ATGGCGAACGGCCTGACCCATCATCTCCATCTGGTTTCGGACGCGACCGGCGAGACGATCTCCTCGGTCGCGCGGGCCTGCCTCGCGCAGTTCGAGGATGCCGATCCGGTCGAGCATAACTGGACCCTGATCCGGACATCCCGGCAGATGGAGAAGGTGCTCGACGGCATCAAGGAACACCCGGGCCTGGTGCTCTATACGCTGGTGAACGAGGAGCTGCGCGCCGCCCTGACCGAGGGCTGCCGCAAGCTGCAGATCACCTGCATCCCGGTGCTCGATCCCGTGATCGGCGCGCTCGGCTCCTTCTTCGGGCGGCAGGCCCGCAACCTGCCCGGACGCCAGCATGAGCTCGACGCCGAATATTTCGGCCGCATCGACGCCATGAACTTCGCGCTCGCCCATGACGACGGGCAATCGAGCTGGGACTACGAGGATGCCGACGTGATCCTGGTCGGCGTCTCGCGCACCTCGAAGACGCCCACCTGCATCTATCTCGCCAATCGCAGCATCAAGGCGGCGAACGTGCCGATCGTGCCGGATTTCCCGCTCTCGCCCGAGCTCCTGGCCGCGCGCAAGCCGCTCATCATCGGCCTCACCAAGGACCCGACCTCGCTGGTCCAGGTCCGGCGCAACCGCCTGCGGCTCCTGTCTCAGGACGAGGAGACCGACTATGTCGATCCCGACATGGTGCGCCGCGAGGTGATCCAGGCCCGCCGGCTCTGCTCCGAGCATAAATGGCCCATCATCGACGTGACCCGCCGCTCGATCGAGGAAACGGCGGCGACGATCCTGCAGCTCCTGTCGCAGCACCGGAACGGCGACAATGTCGGCACCGCCGATTAG
- the hemE gene encoding uroporphyrinogen decarboxylase: MSLTPSVPSSTREKPLLRVLAGERRRCPPFWLMRQAGRYLPEYRATRAQAGSFLDLCFTPDLATEVTLQPIRRYGMDAAILFSDILVVPLGLGQTVSFEEGRGPVLEPLRGASDLSRLELGGQRERLAPVYQTVRQVKAALPPAVAMIGFAGAPWTVASYMVEGGSSRDFAIAKRWAGEETESFQRLIDLLVEATVDHLSAQVEAGAEVLQIFDSWANAWVREKSSTALRRWCLEPCRQIIAKLKARHPTVPVILFPRAVGPHIALFAKESGAAALSLDEGVPLAWARATLQPMLPLQGNLPPRLLVEGGPALEAQTKLILSELGQGPFIFNLGHGILPETPPEHVAALAAMIREGSPA, translated from the coding sequence ATGAGCCTGACCCCCTCCGTTCCGTCCTCGACCCGCGAGAAGCCGCTGCTGCGCGTGCTGGCAGGCGAACGCCGGCGCTGCCCGCCCTTCTGGCTGATGCGCCAGGCGGGGCGGTACCTGCCGGAATACCGGGCCACACGGGCCCAAGCCGGCAGCTTTCTCGATCTCTGCTTCACGCCCGATCTGGCGACCGAGGTCACGCTGCAGCCGATCCGCCGCTACGGCATGGATGCGGCGATCCTCTTCTCCGACATCCTGGTGGTGCCGCTGGGGCTGGGTCAGACCGTGAGCTTCGAGGAAGGCCGCGGGCCCGTGCTCGAGCCGCTGCGCGGCGCCAGCGATCTGTCGCGCCTCGAGCTCGGCGGGCAGCGGGAGCGGCTGGCGCCGGTCTATCAGACCGTGCGGCAGGTGAAGGCGGCCCTGCCGCCAGCGGTCGCCATGATCGGCTTTGCCGGCGCGCCCTGGACCGTAGCGAGCTACATGGTCGAGGGCGGATCGAGCCGTGACTTCGCGATTGCGAAACGCTGGGCCGGCGAAGAGACCGAAAGCTTCCAGCGCCTGATCGATCTCCTGGTCGAGGCGACGGTGGATCATCTTTCCGCACAGGTCGAGGCAGGCGCCGAGGTGCTGCAGATCTTCGACAGCTGGGCCAATGCCTGGGTCCGGGAGAAGAGCTCGACGGCCTTGCGCCGTTGGTGCCTCGAGCCCTGCCGACAGATCATCGCAAAGCTCAAAGCGCGCCATCCAACCGTGCCGGTCATCCTGTTCCCGCGGGCGGTCGGCCCGCATATCGCGCTCTTCGCGAAGGAAAGCGGTGCGGCAGCCTTGTCGCTCGACGAAGGTGTGCCGCTGGCCTGGGCGCGCGCGACCTTGCAGCCGATGCTGCCCTTGCAGGGCAATCTGCCGCCCAGGCTGCTGGTGGAAGGCGGTCCCGCCTTGGAGGCGCAGACCAAGCTGATCCTGAGCGAGCTGGGCCAGGGCCCGTTCATCTTCAATCTGGGCCACGGGATCCTGCCGGAGACGCCGCCCGAGCATGTCGCGGCGCTGGCGGCGATGATCCGCGAAGGTTCGCCGGCGTGA